The Procambarus clarkii isolate CNS0578487 chromosome 7, FALCON_Pclarkii_2.0, whole genome shotgun sequence genome window below encodes:
- the LOC138357827 gene encoding paraneoplastic antigen Ma6E-like has protein sequence MGGLGQMGGLGQMGGLGQMGGLGQMGGLGQMGGLGQMGGLGKMGGLGQMGGLGQMGGLGKMGGLGKMGGLGQMGGLGQMGGLGQMGGLGQMGGLGQMGGLGQMGGLGQMGGLGQMGGLGQMGGLGQMGGLGQMGGLGQMGGLGQMGSHCVEINQTNM, from the coding sequence ATGGGCGGCTTGGGCCAGATGGGCGGCTTGGGCCAGATGGGCGGCTTGGGCCAGATGGGCGGTTTGGGCCAGATGGGCGGCTTGGGCCAGATGGGCGGCTTGGGCCAGATGGGCGGCTTGGGCAAGATGGGCGGCTTGGGCCAGATGGGCGGCTTGGGCCAGATGGGCGGCTTGGGCAAGATGGGCGGCTTGGGCAAGATGGGCGGCTTGGGCCAGATGGGCGGCTTGGGCCAGATGGGCGGCTTGGGCCAGATGGGCGGCTTGGGCCAGATGGGCGGCTTGGGCCAGATGGGCGGCTTGGGCCAGATGGGCGGCTTGGGCCAGATGGGCGGCTTGGGCCAGATGGGCGGCTTGGGCCAGATGGGCGGCTTGGGCCAGATGGGCGGTTTGGGCCAGATGGGCGGCTTGGGCCAGATGGGCGGCTTGGGCCAGATGGGCTCACATTGTGTTGAGATAAATCAAACAAACATGTAA